A part of Microbacterium atlanticum genomic DNA contains:
- a CDS encoding peroxidase family protein produces the protein MLTQNDLEFILRQIQISEAHAADELNPSNYELYCPAQGTAAQNCVPDIMRPAGVRTVDGSYNNLVAGRGGYGSSDNAFPRLLPELWRQAEPEALDLGFDANTPEQMAACGGTGNTCYSQTDGNVYDSHPREISNLIVDQTTNNPAIVNQVEAGTAIPVPGTDRVTTPNTAPDEELSAPFNTFMGFFGQFFDHGLDLVDKGGNGTMIIPLAADDPLYCLPTGVRAQDETITCNPDANFITLSRADRLEDEAGNPTNQHANLTSPFIDQNQTYASHPAHQVYLRQYELVEGVPQPTGRLIEGVNGGMSTWADVKAQTNEILGLNLTDADLLDVPQIAVDPYGNFVRGANGFPMFLLVNEAGETQWLEGQPGGVTIPAGWSKVGTGHAFLDDIAHGSTPVVGENGELLPRFDENGEPILDENGEPVLTGYDNATLDAHFMAGDGRVNENIGLTAVHAVFHAEHNRMVGQILDVLNGARPELEAQDSDERGGIAEFAAAFRGENHSYASDRPEDQLPGYVPADNPAAAPVAGQADDWTFQERLFQAAKFATEMQYQHLVFEEFGRKIAPTIDAVVFNENSYNADINAAITAEFAHVVYRFGHSMMTEEIGREPLLEGDSGAIAPDGAGDVPLLTGFLNPDEFDHNGQLSPEEAAGTLINGMTSRIGSQIDEHIVDVLRNNLLGLPLDLASLNLLRGRDAGVPSLQTARQTFFQATGDDDLRPYTSWNDFGLNTKNGNNFGRAGERASLVNFVAAYGTHETITNATTLEEKRAAAALLVNGAPLGEEFVIRFAGPDRFQTARVIAERHFQPGVPVAYIAPGYNFPDALAGGALAAATGGPILLAGPTDTGELPLATVLALAHLEPQRIVVLGGPAAVGPNTVAALNDVSATDAPVERISGADRFETAAEIARQLEPGGRVFIANGLNFPDALAGAAVAAADGSAVLLVTPTGIPAATAEVLGELNPSEIVILGQTAAVSASVAAQLGGFTTGDVIRLGGADRYATAIDITQHFFPTGADALYLATGANFPDALASTPGAGINGSPLLLVPPTGLTPELIAEIQRISPQQIRILGGTAVVSEEVELALAEFAPEPLQAPEDRLEFMNSTGAWAGVETGLNNVDFWVGGLAERLNPFGGMLGSTFNFVFETQLEKLQFGDRFYYLFRNQGEQLFAALEGNTFSDIIQRNTDASNLPADIFALHDPILDVDDFAGGGALPAGLIQEPDGTYRWSGDEHVELHGSDANDRMRGDEGDDAIWGYAGNDRIEGGSGNDALVGGTGDDIITDSFGDDNLKGKQGNDVMHNGPGDDLSIGGLGDDFMINGGGDATTLFAGLGDDVTLGTSGRTTVFGGEHNDWVEGSSHADLLQGDNADQAQNDTLGGNDVVIGRFGNDDIEGEGGDDIIVGTSVGTDRHLGNLGFDWLTYWGTPDGVVSDWAFNRVFETQNQLASRFDLLEALSGGVGNDTLRGPLVEPDDFTTLSEAPLNKATEASLDLVDGFEAMLRPTATHPVTGDEIALGDFALPILRDAPEIDADGVHKVMIAGPGSDTVEGRGGNDYLDGDAVLRVQLQATLNDGTVLVVNSASELVTHAVEGRLNPGNIEIIRAIDIDRADGATDTVQYADVRAAYAISEIGFEGSGYWSVAHTAVQEAEESDGTDTIVGFERMQFADGCAELIEGEWVSCEPSAFVQMAPMDPVEGEPVTATLWADEAFTVDFDESAVTNLLYTWWAGEGDTPATVGEWEVLATTTSPTYVPTQAAVGQFLRVTVGYTDPADGLFRAARSAVSTTPVADVQQNGTLTMQSVAPFTVGTPIIPGVPSDPDGLFEEGALTYQWAWTTDDPASPTAVWTDIPADAGGTASAYAPTAADVGRTIRVTIGYVDGAETAQTVSAYTSVPISAAP, from the coding sequence GTGCTGACGCAGAACGACTTGGAGTTCATCCTCCGTCAGATCCAGATCTCCGAGGCGCACGCGGCGGACGAGCTGAACCCGTCCAACTACGAGCTGTACTGCCCCGCGCAGGGCACCGCGGCTCAGAACTGCGTGCCCGACATCATGCGGCCCGCGGGCGTACGCACCGTCGACGGCAGCTACAACAACCTCGTCGCAGGTCGCGGCGGGTACGGCTCCTCCGACAACGCGTTCCCCCGGCTGCTGCCGGAGCTGTGGCGGCAGGCTGAGCCGGAAGCGCTCGACCTCGGATTCGACGCCAACACCCCCGAGCAGATGGCTGCGTGTGGCGGGACGGGCAACACCTGCTACTCGCAGACGGATGGCAACGTCTACGACTCCCACCCGCGTGAGATCAGCAACCTCATCGTCGACCAGACGACGAACAACCCGGCCATCGTGAACCAGGTAGAGGCGGGCACGGCCATCCCCGTCCCCGGCACCGACCGCGTCACGACCCCGAACACGGCGCCCGACGAAGAGCTGTCGGCGCCGTTCAACACGTTCATGGGCTTCTTCGGGCAGTTCTTCGACCACGGTCTCGACCTCGTCGACAAGGGCGGCAACGGCACGATGATCATCCCGCTCGCCGCGGATGACCCGCTGTACTGCCTGCCGACCGGCGTGCGTGCACAGGACGAGACCATCACGTGCAACCCGGACGCGAACTTCATCACCCTGTCGCGGGCGGACCGCCTGGAGGACGAGGCGGGCAACCCGACGAACCAGCACGCGAACCTCACCAGCCCGTTCATCGACCAGAACCAGACCTATGCCTCGCACCCCGCGCACCAGGTCTACCTGCGTCAGTACGAGCTCGTCGAGGGCGTTCCGCAGCCCACCGGTCGCCTGATCGAGGGTGTCAACGGCGGGATGTCGACGTGGGCCGACGTGAAGGCGCAGACCAATGAGATCCTCGGTCTGAACCTCACCGACGCCGACCTGCTGGATGTGCCGCAGATCGCGGTCGACCCGTACGGCAACTTCGTCCGGGGGGCGAACGGCTTCCCGATGTTCCTCCTCGTCAACGAGGCGGGCGAGACCCAGTGGCTCGAGGGCCAGCCTGGCGGCGTCACGATCCCGGCCGGCTGGTCGAAGGTCGGCACCGGACACGCGTTCCTTGACGACATCGCCCACGGATCGACTCCGGTCGTCGGCGAGAACGGTGAGCTGCTGCCCCGCTTCGACGAGAACGGCGAGCCGATCCTCGACGAGAACGGCGAGCCCGTCCTCACCGGGTACGACAACGCCACCCTCGACGCTCACTTCATGGCCGGCGACGGTCGCGTGAACGAGAACATCGGCCTGACCGCCGTGCACGCGGTGTTCCACGCGGAGCACAACCGCATGGTGGGGCAGATCCTCGATGTGCTCAACGGCGCGCGTCCCGAGCTCGAGGCGCAGGACTCCGACGAGCGCGGCGGCATCGCCGAGTTCGCAGCGGCGTTCCGCGGCGAGAACCACTCCTACGCGTCCGACCGTCCCGAGGACCAGCTGCCCGGCTACGTGCCGGCGGACAACCCGGCGGCCGCTCCGGTCGCGGGTCAGGCGGACGACTGGACGTTCCAGGAGCGTCTGTTCCAGGCGGCGAAGTTCGCGACCGAGATGCAGTACCAGCACCTCGTGTTCGAGGAGTTCGGTCGCAAGATCGCGCCGACCATCGACGCTGTCGTGTTCAACGAGAACAGCTACAACGCCGACATCAACGCGGCCATCACCGCCGAGTTCGCCCACGTCGTCTACCGGTTCGGGCACTCGATGATGACCGAGGAGATCGGCCGCGAGCCGCTGCTCGAGGGCGACTCGGGTGCGATCGCGCCGGACGGTGCGGGCGATGTGCCGCTGCTCACCGGGTTCTTGAACCCGGACGAGTTCGACCACAACGGCCAGCTCAGCCCGGAGGAAGCCGCAGGGACGCTGATCAACGGCATGACGTCGCGGATCGGCAGCCAGATCGACGAGCACATCGTCGACGTCCTGCGTAACAACCTCCTGGGTCTGCCGCTCGACCTTGCCTCGCTGAACCTGCTCCGCGGCCGCGACGCCGGTGTTCCGTCGCTGCAGACCGCGCGTCAGACGTTCTTCCAGGCGACGGGCGACGACGACCTGCGTCCGTACACGAGCTGGAACGACTTCGGGCTCAACACGAAGAACGGCAACAACTTCGGACGCGCCGGTGAGCGGGCGTCGCTGGTGAACTTCGTGGCTGCCTACGGCACCCACGAGACGATCACCAACGCCACCACGCTGGAGGAGAAGCGCGCCGCCGCCGCTCTGCTGGTCAACGGTGCGCCGCTCGGTGAAGAGTTCGTGATCCGGTTCGCCGGGCCCGACCGCTTCCAGACGGCGCGCGTGATCGCGGAGCGTCACTTCCAGCCGGGAGTCCCCGTCGCCTACATCGCACCCGGGTACAACTTCCCGGACGCCCTCGCGGGCGGCGCGCTTGCGGCGGCCACGGGTGGCCCGATCCTGCTGGCGGGGCCGACGGACACCGGTGAGCTTCCGCTCGCCACGGTCTTGGCCCTCGCGCACCTCGAACCGCAGCGGATCGTCGTGCTCGGTGGCCCTGCGGCCGTCGGTCCGAACACCGTTGCCGCGCTCAACGACGTGTCCGCCACGGACGCTCCCGTCGAGCGGATCTCGGGTGCGGATCGCTTCGAGACGGCAGCCGAGATCGCGCGTCAGCTCGAGCCCGGCGGCCGGGTGTTCATCGCCAACGGCCTGAACTTCCCCGACGCCCTCGCGGGCGCGGCGGTGGCCGCCGCTGACGGCTCGGCCGTCCTGCTGGTGACTCCCACGGGCATCCCCGCAGCGACGGCAGAGGTGCTCGGCGAGCTGAACCCGTCTGAGATCGTGATCCTCGGCCAGACGGCTGCGGTCTCGGCCTCGGTCGCGGCGCAGCTGGGTGGTTTCACCACCGGCGACGTGATCCGGCTCGGCGGGGCTGACCGGTACGCGACGGCGATCGACATCACGCAGCACTTCTTCCCCACGGGGGCGGACGCGCTGTACCTGGCGACCGGAGCGAACTTCCCGGATGCTCTCGCGAGCACCCCGGGTGCCGGCATCAACGGCTCGCCGCTGCTGCTCGTTCCTCCGACAGGGCTGACGCCGGAGCTGATCGCCGAGATCCAGCGGATCTCGCCGCAGCAGATCCGGATCCTTGGCGGCACCGCAGTGGTGAGCGAGGAGGTCGAGCTCGCGCTCGCCGAGTTCGCTCCCGAGCCGCTGCAGGCCCCCGAGGACCGTCTGGAGTTCATGAACAGCACGGGCGCCTGGGCTGGAGTCGAGACGGGTCTGAACAACGTCGACTTCTGGGTCGGCGGTCTCGCGGAGCGGCTGAACCCGTTCGGCGGAATGCTCGGATCGACGTTCAACTTCGTGTTCGAGACGCAGCTCGAGAAGCTCCAGTTCGGTGACCGGTTCTACTACCTGTTCCGCAACCAGGGCGAGCAGCTGTTCGCCGCACTCGAAGGCAACACGTTCTCCGACATCATTCAGCGGAACACGGATGCCTCCAACCTTCCGGCAGACATCTTCGCGCTGCACGACCCCATCCTCGACGTCGATGACTTCGCAGGTGGAGGCGCGCTGCCCGCGGGTCTGATCCAGGAGCCGGACGGCACGTACCGCTGGAGCGGTGACGAGCACGTCGAACTCCACGGATCCGACGCCAACGACCGGATGCGGGGAGACGAGGGTGACGACGCCATCTGGGGTTACGCCGGCAACGACCGCATCGAGGGCGGGTCGGGCAACGACGCGCTCGTCGGCGGCACGGGCGACGACATCATCACCGACTCGTTCGGCGATGACAACCTCAAGGGCAAGCAGGGCAATGACGTCATGCACAACGGCCCCGGCGACGACCTGTCGATCGGTGGTCTGGGTGACGACTTCATGATCAACGGCGGTGGTGACGCGACCACGCTCTTCGCAGGGCTGGGCGACGACGTCACCCTCGGCACCTCCGGCCGCACGACGGTCTTCGGTGGCGAGCACAACGACTGGGTCGAAGGATCCAGCCACGCCGACCTGCTGCAGGGCGACAACGCCGACCAGGCGCAGAACGACACCCTGGGTGGCAACGACGTCGTGATCGGTCGCTTCGGCAACGACGACATCGAGGGCGAGGGCGGTGACGACATCATTGTCGGAACCTCCGTCGGCACCGATCGTCACCTCGGAAACCTGGGCTTCGACTGGCTGACCTACTGGGGCACGCCGGATGGAGTGGTCTCCGACTGGGCATTCAACCGGGTGTTCGAGACGCAGAACCAGCTGGCTTCGCGCTTCGATCTCCTCGAGGCCCTGTCGGGCGGCGTCGGGAACGACACGCTCCGCGGTCCGCTCGTGGAACCGGACGACTTCACCACGCTGAGCGAGGCGCCCCTCAACAAGGCGACCGAAGCGTCGCTCGACCTGGTGGACGGCTTCGAGGCCATGCTGCGGCCGACGGCGACGCACCCCGTGACCGGTGACGAGATCGCCCTCGGCGACTTCGCCCTCCCGATCCTGCGGGACGCGCCGGAGATCGACGCGGACGGCGTGCACAAGGTGATGATCGCCGGACCCGGCAGTGACACCGTCGAAGGACGGGGTGGCAACGACTACCTCGACGGCGACGCGGTCCTGCGGGTGCAGCTGCAGGCGACGCTCAACGACGGCACGGTACTCGTCGTCAACAGCGCGTCGGAGCTGGTGACCCACGCGGTGGAGGGCCGGCTGAACCCGGGCAACATCGAGATCATCCGCGCGATCGACATCGACCGCGCAGATGGGGCGACCGACACGGTGCAGTACGCCGATGTGCGGGCCGCGTACGCGATCTCGGAGATCGGGTTCGAGGGCTCCGGCTACTGGTCGGTCGCTCACACCGCGGTCCAGGAGGCCGAGGAGAGCGACGGCACCGACACCATCGTCGGGTTCGAGCGCATGCAGTTCGCGGACGGCTGCGCCGAGCTGATCGAGGGCGAGTGGGTGTCCTGCGAGCCGTCGGCCTTCGTGCAGATGGCGCCGATGGACCCGGTGGAGGGCGAGCCCGTCACCGCGACCCTGTGGGCGGATGAGGCGTTCACCGTCGACTTCGATGAGTCGGCTGTGACCAACCTCCTCTACACCTGGTGGGCCGGCGAGGGCGACACCCCCGCCACGGTGGGCGAGTGGGAGGTGCTCGCCACCACGACGAGCCCGACCTACGTGCCCACTCAGGCGGCTGTCGGCCAGTTCCTCCGCGTGACGGTCGGCTACACCGACCCGGCGGACGGGCTGTTCCGGGCGGCACGGTCGGCGGTCTCGACGACGCCGGTGGCGGATGTGCAGCAGAACGGCACGCTCACCATGCAGTCGGTGGCTCCGTTCACCGTCGGCACGCCGATCATCCCCGGCGTCCCGAGCGACCCGGACGGGCTGTTCGAGGAAGGCGCGCTCACCTACCAGTGGGCGTGGACGACCGACGACCCGGCATCGCCCACCGCGGTGTGGACCGACATTCCGGCTGACGCCGGCGGGACGGCGAGCGCGTACGCGCCGACGGCCGCTGACGTCGGACGGACGATCCGGGTGACCATCGGCTACGTCGACGGCGCCGAGACCGCGCAGACCGTGTCTGCGTACACCTCGGTACCGATCTCGGCAGCGCCGTGA
- a CDS encoding inositol monophosphatase family protein: MTSPLSPSTFDTPFEGDLSEDLDLALRLADAADAASMSRFDAADLEVRVKADATHVTEADLATERAIRAILEQERPRDAVFGEEFGTSGESARQWIIDPIDGTANYLKGIPMWTTLIALAIDGVPRVGVASQPAIGRRWWAAAGLGAWTNSPTGESRRLSVSRVDSIADSSVSFQSIGQWRDAGKLDALERLTSSVWRDRGYGDTWPYMLLAEGRLELVAEFGVREYDIAALVPIVTEAGGRFTSFDGDDSVSDRSALATNRVLHSAFLNLLHSA; this comes from the coding sequence GTGACCTCCCCCCTCTCGCCATCGACGTTCGACACGCCGTTCGAGGGGGATCTGTCCGAGGATCTCGACCTCGCGCTGCGCCTCGCAGACGCCGCCGACGCCGCATCCATGTCCCGCTTCGACGCGGCCGACCTGGAGGTGCGGGTGAAGGCGGATGCCACGCACGTGACCGAGGCCGATCTCGCGACCGAGCGCGCCATCCGCGCGATCCTCGAGCAGGAACGGCCTCGCGACGCCGTGTTCGGCGAGGAGTTCGGCACCAGCGGCGAGTCGGCCCGCCAGTGGATCATCGACCCCATCGACGGCACCGCCAACTACCTCAAGGGCATTCCGATGTGGACGACGCTCATCGCGCTCGCCATCGACGGCGTGCCGCGGGTGGGCGTGGCGAGCCAGCCGGCCATCGGCCGCCGATGGTGGGCGGCTGCGGGTCTCGGCGCCTGGACGAACAGCCCCACCGGCGAGAGCCGGCGCCTGTCGGTGTCGCGGGTCGACTCGATCGCCGATTCCAGCGTGAGCTTCCAGAGCATCGGGCAGTGGCGGGATGCCGGCAAGCTCGACGCCCTCGAGCGCCTCACGTCGTCGGTGTGGCGGGACCGCGGGTACGGGGATACCTGGCCGTACATGCTGCTCGCCGAGGGACGGCTGGAGCTCGTGGCGGAGTTCGGCGTGCGGGAGTACGACATCGCCGCGCTCGTGCCCATCGTCACCGAGGCCGGCGGCAGGTTCACGTCGTTCGACGGCGACGACTCCGTGTCGGATCGCTCCGCGCTGGCGACCAATCGCGTGCTGCATTCCGCCTTCCTCAATCTGCTCCATTCCGCCTGA
- a CDS encoding substrate-binding domain-containing protein translates to MRVTKKLLLGSVVATAAMALAACAPPAGAPSGEATDGGGPAEVTVGIVTSESGPLAGYGKQYLDAFEAGLDYATDGTGQIDGTTITIENRDDAGDPDKAVTAVKELIGEGVNIIAGTASSGVALAVAEQAAQNKVLYISGPAAADAITGINEYTFRSGRQSAQDVATAGTFLDDIEGKTVAVFAQDNAFGQGNVAAVQAILGAKGATVTPVLVAEDVTEFTPFAQQVLAGAPDLVFVAWAGATSGAMWQAMSQQGVLDEIPVVTGLGDAATFGAYGEASEKINFLNHYFPGGPDNDVNAAMVEAIEAAGGTPDLFSPDGFNAAIMIVHAIQEGKGDVDAMVSALEGFEFDGPKGAMTVRESDHALIQEMYQVKLIADGGSFVPELIDTVAADEVAPAEAE, encoded by the coding sequence ATGCGGGTTACGAAGAAGTTGCTCCTGGGCTCTGTGGTCGCCACAGCTGCGATGGCCCTCGCGGCGTGCGCGCCGCCCGCCGGCGCGCCGTCTGGCGAGGCGACCGACGGCGGGGGCCCGGCCGAGGTCACCGTCGGCATCGTCACGAGCGAGTCGGGTCCGCTCGCCGGCTACGGCAAGCAGTACCTCGACGCGTTCGAGGCCGGCCTCGACTACGCCACCGACGGCACCGGCCAGATCGACGGCACGACCATCACCATCGAGAACCGCGACGACGCAGGCGACCCGGACAAGGCCGTCACCGCCGTCAAAGAGCTGATCGGCGAGGGCGTGAACATCATTGCCGGCACCGCGTCGTCGGGGGTCGCCCTCGCGGTCGCCGAGCAGGCGGCCCAGAACAAGGTGCTCTACATCTCCGGGCCGGCCGCGGCCGACGCGATCACCGGCATCAACGAGTACACCTTCCGATCCGGCCGTCAGAGCGCGCAGGACGTCGCCACCGCCGGAACGTTCCTCGACGACATCGAGGGCAAGACGGTGGCGGTCTTCGCGCAGGACAACGCATTCGGGCAGGGCAACGTGGCCGCCGTCCAGGCCATCCTCGGCGCCAAAGGGGCGACGGTCACTCCGGTCCTGGTCGCCGAAGACGTGACCGAGTTCACGCCGTTCGCGCAGCAGGTGCTCGCCGGAGCTCCCGACCTCGTCTTCGTGGCGTGGGCGGGTGCGACCTCAGGCGCGATGTGGCAGGCGATGAGCCAGCAGGGGGTGCTCGACGAGATCCCCGTCGTCACCGGACTCGGCGACGCTGCGACGTTCGGTGCGTACGGGGAGGCATCCGAGAAGATCAACTTCCTCAATCACTACTTCCCGGGCGGACCCGACAACGACGTGAACGCTGCGATGGTCGAGGCGATCGAGGCGGCCGGCGGCACCCCCGACCTCTTCAGCCCCGACGGCTTCAACGCGGCGATCATGATCGTCCACGCGATCCAGGAAGGCAAGGGCGACGTCGACGCGATGGTGTCGGCACTGGAGGGCTTCGAGTTCGACGGACCCAAGGGCGCGATGACGGTGCGCGAAAGCGACCACGCCCTCATCCAGGAGATGTACCAGGTGAAGCTCATCGCCGACGGCGGCAGCTTCGTGCCCGAGCTCATCGACACGGTCGCCGCCGACGAGGTCGCCCCGGCCGAAGCCGAGTGA
- a CDS encoding ABC transporter ATP-binding protein: MSTQIPSAPRAESARRGAPLRIEGLGLQIGGATILKDVDLDVAAGALVGVIGPNGAGKTTLFNVISGLMKPTAGRVVLDDRDITTASVPARARAGLGRTFQTSSLFPKLSVLENVRLAAQVSLGGSGSLLRFPKRTDAATALALEKLEVVGLDHMRDAMAGDISHGDKRKLEIAVLLATESRIVLLDEPMAGVASGDVPGLVQNIRDMQREKGCTLLMVEHHIDVLMGLVEKVAVMYFGTIIAYDTPQRIMDDPLVQSAYLGTGATGTEAA; encoded by the coding sequence ATGAGCACCCAGATCCCGTCCGCGCCCCGCGCGGAGTCCGCCCGCCGCGGCGCTCCGCTGCGCATCGAGGGCCTCGGCCTGCAGATCGGCGGCGCGACGATCCTCAAGGACGTCGACCTCGACGTCGCGGCTGGCGCCCTCGTGGGCGTCATCGGTCCCAACGGCGCCGGCAAGACCACGCTCTTCAACGTGATCTCCGGGCTCATGAAGCCCACCGCCGGCCGTGTGGTGCTGGACGACCGCGACATCACGACGGCGTCGGTGCCCGCACGGGCGCGGGCGGGACTGGGGCGCACCTTCCAGACCTCGAGTCTGTTCCCCAAGCTGTCGGTGCTCGAGAACGTGCGCCTGGCGGCCCAGGTGTCGCTGGGCGGCTCCGGTTCGCTCCTGCGATTCCCGAAGCGGACGGATGCCGCGACCGCACTCGCACTCGAGAAGCTCGAGGTCGTCGGGCTCGACCACATGCGGGACGCGATGGCCGGTGACATCTCCCACGGCGACAAGCGCAAGCTCGAGATCGCGGTGCTGCTGGCCACCGAGTCCCGCATCGTGCTGCTGGACGAGCCGATGGCGGGCGTCGCCTCCGGAGACGTGCCGGGACTGGTGCAGAACATCCGCGACATGCAGCGCGAGAAGGGCTGCACCCTGCTGATGGTCGAGCACCACATCGACGTGCTGATGGGACTGGTCGAGAAGGTGGCGGTGATGTACTTCGGCACGATCATCGCCTACGACACGCCGCAGAGGATCATGGACGACCCGCTGGTGCAGAGCGCGTACCTCGGCACCGGCGCGACGGGGACGGAGGCCGCATGA
- a CDS encoding ABC transporter ATP-binding protein, whose product MSAEPILTVRNLRGTIAGQQVVEDVSFDVPATGITAVLGRNGVGKTSTLRGILGLITRRGEVRLAGERIDGLPTHRIVRRGVGYVPEDREVFAKLTVAENLALAERQRHPRHEFVAGLFPDLVARRDQQAGTLSGGQQQMVSVARALLNDNRLLLVDEPTKGLAPKIVTEVADALEEASRTVPILLVEQNLDVVRRLAEDAVVIAGGRVAHVGKAREILDDDDLTRRLLGVHVENVL is encoded by the coding sequence ATGAGCGCGGAGCCCATCCTCACCGTCCGGAACCTGCGCGGCACGATCGCGGGTCAGCAGGTCGTCGAAGACGTGTCGTTCGACGTGCCTGCGACCGGCATCACCGCGGTCCTCGGCCGCAACGGCGTCGGCAAGACGTCGACCCTCCGCGGGATCCTCGGCCTCATCACCCGCCGCGGCGAGGTGCGCCTCGCGGGTGAGCGCATCGACGGCCTGCCGACGCACCGCATCGTCCGGCGGGGCGTGGGCTACGTGCCGGAGGACCGCGAGGTCTTCGCCAAGCTGACCGTCGCCGAGAACCTCGCGCTCGCGGAGCGGCAGCGCCATCCGCGGCACGAGTTCGTCGCCGGGCTCTTCCCCGATCTGGTCGCGCGCCGCGACCAGCAGGCAGGGACGCTTTCGGGCGGCCAGCAGCAGATGGTCTCCGTCGCACGGGCGCTTCTCAACGACAACCGGCTGCTGCTGGTCGACGAACCGACGAAGGGCCTCGCGCCGAAGATCGTGACGGAGGTGGCCGACGCGCTGGAGGAGGCGTCCAGAACCGTGCCGATCCTGCTGGTCGAGCAGAACCTCGACGTGGTGCGCCGCCTCGCCGAGGACGCCGTCGTCATCGCGGGCGGACGCGTCGCGCATGTCGGCAAGGCACGGGAGATCCTCGACGACGACGACCTGACCCGCCGCCTGCTGGGCGTGCACGTGGAGAACGTCCTATGA
- a CDS encoding branched-chain amino acid ABC transporter permease, with amino-acid sequence MSTLVLTLITGIGLGALYFLVASGLSLIYGLMHVLNFAHGAFLTLSAFMGFMVAQALGTDSWGSFLLSVLVGAAVGAVFATLTELVLIRPLYERHIEQVLVTVGLSFAAVALFEGIWGTDPIHISGPPWLKQTTEVLGARIPNTYWVLMIAAVLVLAALVLFLQKTRYGMIIRAGVENRSMVTALGIDVRRSFTLVFAIGGAAAGIGGVLAMHYSTFVSAHLGQTLLIFAFIVTVVGGLGSLTGAAVASVLVAVLQQFANFYLGGTGDFIVVILLAVVLLVRPSGLLGRKA; translated from the coding sequence ATGAGCACCCTCGTCCTGACACTGATCACCGGGATCGGCCTCGGCGCCCTCTACTTCCTGGTCGCGAGCGGACTCAGCCTGATCTACGGGCTGATGCACGTGCTGAACTTCGCGCACGGGGCCTTCCTCACGCTGAGCGCCTTCATGGGCTTCATGGTGGCCCAGGCGCTCGGCACCGACTCGTGGGGGTCGTTCCTGCTGTCCGTGCTCGTCGGCGCCGCGGTCGGTGCGGTGTTCGCCACGCTCACGGAGCTCGTCCTCATCCGCCCGCTGTACGAGCGCCACATCGAGCAGGTGCTCGTGACGGTCGGCCTCTCCTTCGCCGCCGTGGCGCTGTTCGAGGGCATCTGGGGCACCGATCCCATCCACATCTCGGGGCCGCCCTGGCTCAAGCAGACCACCGAGGTGCTCGGCGCCCGCATCCCGAACACCTACTGGGTGCTCATGATCGCCGCCGTGCTCGTTCTCGCCGCGCTGGTGCTCTTCCTGCAGAAGACGCGGTACGGCATGATCATCCGCGCGGGGGTGGAGAACCGCTCCATGGTGACGGCGCTCGGCATCGACGTGCGGCGTTCGTTCACACTCGTCTTCGCGATCGGGGGCGCGGCCGCGGGCATCGGCGGAGTGCTCGCGATGCACTACTCGACGTTCGTGTCGGCCCACCTGGGGCAGACGCTCCTCATCTTCGCTTTCATCGTCACCGTGGTGGGGGGCCTCGGATCGCTGACCGGCGCGGCCGTGGCATCCGTCCTCGTCGCGGTGCTGCAGCAGTTCGCGAACTTCTACCTCGGCGGGACGGGCGACTTCATCGTCGTGATCCTGCTGGCAGTCGTGCTGCTGGTGCGGCCGAGCGGGCTCCTCGGGAGGAAGGCATGA